A genome region from Tolypothrix sp. PCC 7712 includes the following:
- a CDS encoding riboflavin synthase, with amino-acid sequence MFTGLIQALGTMKPLGGDSWQITCVSQSSDLIMQDIAYGDSIAVDGVCLTVEEILKDGFIATASPETLRRTTLGSEDTPQKYVNLEASLRVGSKVGGHFVMGHVDGTGRLVTAEQTATSWEMTFIASEAIARYIVPKGSIAVNGISLTVAAYEPELSQFTVAVIPLTYAETNLRYLVPGSLVNLEGDILGKYVEKFLYSGKPNPNSVEDSNSDGITPAFLAEHGYL; translated from the coding sequence GTGTTTACAGGATTAATTCAAGCATTGGGAACGATGAAACCCTTAGGGGGAGATTCTTGGCAAATTACTTGTGTAAGTCAGTCATCTGATTTAATTATGCAGGATATAGCTTACGGCGACAGTATAGCTGTTGATGGCGTTTGCTTGACAGTAGAAGAAATTTTAAAAGATGGTTTTATCGCCACTGCATCACCAGAAACCCTGCGCCGCACGACTTTAGGAAGTGAAGACACGCCACAGAAATATGTCAACCTAGAAGCGTCGTTGCGGGTAGGAAGCAAAGTAGGCGGTCATTTTGTCATGGGTCATGTAGACGGTACAGGTCGGTTGGTGACAGCAGAACAAACAGCGACTTCTTGGGAAATGACCTTTATTGCATCTGAGGCGATCGCGCGGTACATTGTGCCCAAAGGTAGCATTGCCGTGAATGGAATTAGTCTCACTGTTGCCGCATACGAACCAGAACTCTCTCAGTTCACCGTGGCGGTCATACCTCTCACCTACGCCGAAACCAATCTTCGCTATTTAGTCCCTGGCAGTTTAGTGAATCTTGAGGGAGATATTCTCGGCAAATATGTCGAAAAATTCCTTTACTCCGGCAAACCAAACCCTAATAGTGTCGAAGACTCCAATTCAGATGGGATTACACCCGCATTTCTAGCAGAACATGGGTATTTGTAA
- a CDS encoding bifunctional nuclease family protein, giving the protein MIEMRVAGIALDAITRSPIVLLKDASDRRALPIYIGQEQARAIAGAIESQKPPRPLTHDLMVNILETWNLTLDKVIIHSLQKDTFYAALVVKQGETTKEIDARPSDAIAIALRTNAPIWVMEEVIADASIPVDRDADEAEQQAFREFISNLRPEDLIKRFGNSES; this is encoded by the coding sequence ATGATTGAAATGAGAGTCGCTGGCATAGCATTAGATGCCATAACCCGCAGCCCCATTGTACTTTTAAAAGATGCATCCGATCGCCGTGCTTTGCCAATTTATATTGGTCAAGAACAAGCTAGGGCAATTGCGGGAGCTATCGAGAGTCAAAAGCCGCCACGGCCTTTAACTCACGATTTAATGGTGAATATTCTAGAAACCTGGAACTTAACTCTAGATAAAGTTATTATTCACTCCTTGCAAAAAGATACATTTTATGCAGCGTTAGTGGTCAAGCAAGGTGAAACCACCAAAGAAATTGACGCGCGTCCTAGCGATGCGATCGCCATTGCTTTGCGGACAAATGCCCCCATTTGGGTAATGGAAGAAGTAATCGCTGATGCTTCTATCCCCGTTGACCGTGATGCTGATGAAGCAGAACAACAAGCCTTCCGGGAATTTATTTCTAATCTCCGTCCTGAAGATTTAATCAAGCGCTTTGGTAATAGCGAAAGTTAG
- the modA gene encoding molybdate ABC transporter substrate-binding protein: protein MINKPIVTFWSWVFISFLLIVGCSPTKTQNSASITASPEAPTARLTISAAASLKDAMDEIKPLYSKEKPNVNLTYNFGSSGALQQQIEQGAGVDVFISAATKQIDALAQKGLLVDGTRRDLLKNQIVLIAPQNSQVVTDFKDLASPSIKRIALGEPKSVPAGQYAQQVLTSLNLLNQVKGKTVYAKDVRQALNYVESGNADAGLVYFSDAKSTPKVKIVATASEKTHSPIVYPIAVLKSSKNVAAAQDFVQFLASNEAKSVFEKQGFTLAGSLKTR from the coding sequence ATGATTAATAAACCCATTGTGACTTTTTGGAGTTGGGTATTTATTTCGTTCTTACTCATTGTGGGTTGTAGCCCAACGAAGACACAGAACTCAGCTTCAATAACTGCTAGTCCAGAAGCGCCAACAGCAAGGTTGACGATATCAGCTGCTGCTAGCCTCAAGGATGCAATGGATGAAATCAAGCCTTTGTACAGCAAAGAAAAGCCAAATGTCAATTTGACATACAATTTTGGTTCATCGGGTGCTTTGCAACAACAGATTGAACAAGGTGCAGGTGTTGACGTTTTTATTTCGGCTGCAACTAAACAGATAGATGCTTTAGCGCAAAAAGGTTTGTTGGTTGATGGTACTCGCAGGGATTTGCTGAAAAATCAAATAGTGTTGATTGCACCCCAAAATTCTCAAGTTGTCACTGATTTTAAAGACTTAGCTTCACCCAGCATTAAAAGAATCGCTCTTGGTGAACCCAAAAGTGTCCCGGCTGGACAATATGCACAACAGGTTTTAACTTCATTAAATCTTCTTAACCAAGTTAAAGGTAAGACTGTCTACGCGAAAGATGTTCGTCAAGCTCTTAATTACGTAGAATCAGGTAACGCAGATGCGGGGCTAGTCTATTTCTCCGATGCTAAAAGTACGCCAAAAGTCAAAATTGTCGCCACTGCATCTGAAAAAACCCATTCTCCGATTGTCTATCCCATAGCGGTACTTAAAAGTAGTAAAAATGTCGCTGCTGCTCAGGATTTTGTGCAATTTTTAGCGAGCAATGAAGCTAAATCTGTGTTTGAAAAACAAGGATTTACATTAGCTGGTAGCTTAAAGACGCGATGA
- a CDS encoding Nif11-like leader peptide family natural product precursor: MSEENAMKFLKLISKDNSLLEKIKPMSRDEIVLLASQMGYDFTKEEYTYMMSMIRESIERKEVMKFRQLLLTAMIIAGIMSLILGKYNYLIMFICLYFIVLNFYK, from the coding sequence ATGTCTGAGGAAAATGCAATGAAATTTCTTAAGCTGATAAGTAAAGATAACAGTTTACTTGAAAAAATCAAACCAATGTCGAGGGATGAGATAGTATTATTAGCGTCACAAATGGGATATGACTTTACGAAAGAAGAATATACTTACATGATGTCGATGATTCGTGAAAGTATAGAAAGAAAGGAGGTTATGAAATTCAGACAGCTTCTCCTAACTGCCATGATTATTGCGGGAATCATGTCCCTAATTTTAGGGAAATATAATTATCTCATTATGTTTATTTGTCTTTATTTTATTGTTTTGAACTTCTATAAATAG
- a CDS encoding chromophore lyase CpcT/CpeT, whose amino-acid sequence MTHSTDIATLARWMAADFSNQEQAFENPPFYAHIRVCMRPLPLELLSGVSLFLEQAYDYALNQPYRLRVLKFVTEGDRIQLENYTVKEEEKFYGASRNLEKLATLTTDDVEKMAGCDMIVEWTGNSFKGRIQPGKGCIVVRNGQKTYLDNEFDINEERLLSLDRGRDLETDEHLWGSVAGPFHFVRWNSFADEVKI is encoded by the coding sequence ATGACTCACTCTACAGACATTGCTACCTTAGCTCGTTGGATGGCAGCTGATTTTAGCAATCAAGAACAAGCTTTTGAAAACCCGCCTTTTTATGCACATATTCGTGTGTGTATGCGTCCCTTACCCTTAGAACTTTTATCAGGGGTGAGTTTGTTTTTAGAGCAAGCCTATGACTATGCACTTAATCAACCTTATCGTTTGCGAGTATTGAAGTTTGTCACTGAAGGCGATCGCATTCAACTAGAAAACTACACAGTTAAAGAAGAAGAAAAATTTTACGGTGCTTCCCGCAATCTCGAAAAACTCGCTACCTTAACTACTGATGACGTAGAAAAGATGGCAGGGTGTGACATGATTGTAGAATGGACTGGCAACAGCTTTAAAGGTAGGATACAACCCGGAAAAGGCTGTATAGTCGTTCGCAACGGGCAAAAAACCTATCTTGATAATGAATTTGACATTAACGAAGAGAGACTTCTGAGCCTTGACAGAGGAAGAGATCTAGAAACTGATGAGCATCTTTGGGGATCAGTGGCTGGGCCATTTCACTTTGTGCGATGGAATAGTTTCGCTGATGAAGTAAAAATTTGA
- a CDS encoding iron uptake porin: MSTFIKSSLLLVLASMMLGKTASATPVAENTNQLQADSQINQSQTEISPQSQSVVDENAQPNAAMEQVTSVSQLSDVQPTDWAFQALQSLVERYGCIAGYPDSSFRGSRAMTRYEFAAGLNACLNRVNELIATGTADLVTKQDLETLQKLQQEFADGLTELRGRLDGLEGRTATLESQQFSATTKLSGEVIFSLGSVFGGDRALNSDVWNEINARPAGATRNTFANNQYAASGGRRLQDRATFSDRIRLNLITSFTGKDQLFTRLEANNTTAFSGAVTGTNMTRTSWDTTNNADNSVQMGKLYYRFPVGEKLNIIVDAIGGEFYDNFNTFNPLLSSTPVGSLSRFGRFSPIYRTSNTSSASNTGSGVSAIFKLSDTITLSGGYLARRGSEPSDGKGLFDGSYGALAQLAFQPNKDFTLGLTYAHSYLRGSNNDGDVVVSGSYGSAFANNPFNSSATTPVNTTTNNYGLQANYRFSPQFTLGGWVGYTQAIAENSSGANVNRGDKADIWNWAVTLAFPDFGKKGNLAGIIFGQPPKVTGNDFGNNSVSATNLVPDRRIDTGTSFHVEALYRYQVNSNLSITPGLIVIFNPEHNSNNDTIYTGVLRTTFRF, translated from the coding sequence ATGTCCACTTTTATAAAGTCTTCATTGTTACTAGTGCTAGCTAGTATGATGCTAGGTAAAACTGCATCAGCAACTCCTGTTGCAGAAAATACCAACCAATTACAGGCTGATAGCCAAATCAATCAATCACAAACAGAAATATCGCCACAAAGCCAGTCGGTTGTAGATGAAAATGCACAGCCAAACGCTGCAATGGAGCAGGTAACATCAGTATCGCAACTGTCTGATGTACAGCCAACAGATTGGGCCTTTCAAGCTTTGCAGTCTTTGGTAGAGCGCTATGGTTGCATTGCGGGATATCCAGATAGCAGCTTTCGCGGAAGTCGGGCTATGACTCGCTATGAATTTGCAGCAGGTTTGAATGCTTGTTTGAATCGAGTTAATGAACTGATAGCCACTGGTACAGCAGATTTAGTCACAAAGCAAGATTTAGAAACCTTGCAGAAATTGCAACAAGAGTTTGCTGATGGATTAACAGAACTCAGAGGTAGGTTAGATGGCTTGGAGGGACGGACAGCTACCTTAGAAAGTCAACAGTTTTCTGCTACTACCAAGTTGAGTGGAGAAGTAATTTTCAGTCTTGGTAGTGTGTTTGGTGGCGATCGCGCGTTGAACTCGGATGTGTGGAACGAAATCAATGCTAGACCCGCAGGCGCAACTAGAAACACTTTTGCCAACAATCAATATGCAGCATCAGGTGGAAGGAGATTACAAGATAGAGCTACATTTAGCGATCGCATCCGCCTCAACTTAATTACTAGCTTCACAGGTAAAGATCAACTATTTACTCGTTTAGAAGCCAATAACACTACAGCTTTTAGTGGTGCAGTCACAGGTACAAACATGACGCGCACATCCTGGGACACCACCAATAATGCTGATAACAGTGTTCAGATGGGCAAGTTGTATTATCGTTTTCCTGTGGGTGAAAAACTCAACATCATCGTTGATGCGATTGGAGGCGAGTTCTACGACAATTTCAACACCTTTAACCCCTTGTTGTCTTCCACTCCCGTTGGTTCCTTATCCCGCTTTGGTCGTTTCTCTCCAATTTACCGTACTAGTAATACCTCCTCAGCCAGCAATACAGGTTCGGGTGTGAGTGCAATTTTCAAGTTAAGCGACACCATCACCTTATCTGGCGGTTATTTAGCGCGCAGAGGTAGCGAACCAAGTGACGGTAAAGGTTTATTTGACGGTAGTTATGGCGCTTTAGCACAATTAGCATTTCAGCCCAACAAAGACTTTACTTTGGGTTTAACTTATGCACATTCCTACCTCAGAGGCTCTAATAATGATGGTGATGTGGTAGTTTCCGGTTCCTATGGGAGTGCATTTGCGAATAATCCCTTCAACTCTAGTGCTACTACTCCGGTGAACACCACAACCAACAACTATGGTTTGCAAGCTAATTATCGTTTCAGTCCCCAATTTACCCTTGGCGGTTGGGTGGGATATACTCAGGCGATCGCAGAAAATAGTTCAGGTGCGAATGTCAATCGCGGCGATAAAGCAGACATTTGGAACTGGGCTGTAACTTTAGCTTTCCCTGACTTTGGTAAAAAGGGTAATCTCGCAGGTATTATCTTTGGACAACCACCGAAAGTAACTGGTAACGACTTTGGCAACAATAGCGTTAGCGCTACTAATCTTGTTCCCGATAGACGTATAGATACTGGTACATCTTTCCATGTAGAGGCTTTATATCGTTATCAGGTAAATAGTAATCTTTCGATTACACCTGGATTAATTGTGATATTTAATCCAGAACATAACAGTAATAACGACACCATCTATACAGGTGTTCTGAGGACTACATTTAGGTTTTAA
- the modA gene encoding molybdate ABC transporter substrate-binding protein, which produces MNRRQILKLVGTAVASFLVTASLPAVAPSPVLAQSQSTLLVSAAASLKEALEEIKPLYQQTNPNTNINYNFGASGALQQQIEQGAPADIFISAGKKQVDALEQKGLFLSGTRSVLAKNRLVLIVPKNVVGITSFYNLKDSKIKKIAIGEPRSVPAGQYAEQVLQKLKILPQVKSKLVYANNVRQVLASVESGNADAGLVYVTDAKISDKVKIVVAADEKYHSPIVYPFAVLKSSKNADTAKEFAKFLTSNQAKAVLQKYGFILP; this is translated from the coding sequence ATGAACAGAAGACAAATTCTTAAATTAGTTGGTACAGCAGTTGCTAGCTTTTTGGTAACCGCTAGTTTACCAGCAGTTGCGCCCTCACCTGTACTAGCACAGTCACAAAGCACCCTCCTTGTATCTGCCGCCGCCAGTTTAAAAGAAGCACTGGAAGAGATTAAGCCTCTTTACCAGCAAACTAATCCAAATACGAACATTAATTATAACTTTGGGGCTTCTGGTGCTTTGCAGCAACAGATTGAACAAGGTGCGCCCGCAGATATCTTTATTTCGGCTGGTAAAAAGCAAGTAGATGCTTTAGAGCAAAAAGGACTATTCCTATCAGGAACTCGTTCTGTTCTGGCAAAGAATCGTCTGGTTTTGATCGTACCTAAAAATGTTGTAGGAATTACCAGCTTTTACAATCTTAAAGATAGCAAAATTAAAAAAATCGCCATTGGTGAGCCTAGAAGCGTACCCGCAGGACAATATGCAGAGCAAGTCTTGCAGAAATTGAAAATTTTGCCGCAAGTCAAATCTAAACTGGTTTACGCTAACAATGTGCGTCAAGTACTAGCATCTGTAGAAAGCGGTAACGCTGATGCAGGTTTAGTTTACGTCACTGATGCCAAAATCTCTGATAAAGTCAAAATTGTGGTAGCGGCTGACGAAAAATATCATTCTCCGATTGTTTATCCATTTGCAGTCCTCAAAAGCAGTAAAAATGCTGATACTGCTAAGGAATTTGCCAAATTCTTAACTAGTAATCAAGCTAAAGCTGTACTGCAAAAATACGGCTTTATTCTGCCTTAA
- a CDS encoding MFS transporter, with translation MPQKTGALKFVILLGLVSLCADATYEGARSITGAYLEVLGASGTVVGLVAGFGELIGYGLRLAIGYISDHTGKYWGITTLGYILNTAVVPLLALTGRWEAAAGLMMAERTGKAIRTPPRDALLSHGASQIGRGFGFGLHEAMDQTGAVMGPLAVAAMLYFQGEYRNSFAILVVPAVLGLLVLVILQIIYPNPSDLEVETVENQGEKLPRIFWIYLGAVAIIAAGYADFPLIAFHFQKVGIASGQTIPIFYAVAMGVDAIAAFIFGYLFDRIGISMLMIAALFSAFFAPLVFFGDTNLALLGMAFWGIGMGAQESILKAAIAGMVPKHKRATAYGIFSTGYGLSWFIGSAVMGILYDNSMTSLVVFSSATQLLAIPFFLWVKLQGDTFTSVTEEIVEQNTL, from the coding sequence ATGCCCCAGAAAACAGGCGCTTTGAAGTTTGTGATTTTATTGGGATTGGTTAGCCTCTGTGCTGATGCCACTTATGAAGGTGCGCGTAGTATTACAGGGGCTTACTTAGAAGTTTTGGGAGCTAGCGGCACTGTAGTTGGTCTTGTAGCTGGTTTTGGTGAGTTGATTGGTTATGGTTTGCGTCTGGCTATTGGCTATATCAGCGACCATACAGGCAAATACTGGGGAATCACAACTTTAGGTTACATTTTAAACACCGCAGTTGTACCACTTTTAGCCTTAACTGGGAGATGGGAAGCCGCCGCAGGTTTGATGATGGCAGAACGTACAGGTAAAGCTATTCGGACTCCACCACGAGATGCGCTACTTTCTCATGGTGCAAGCCAAATCGGTAGGGGTTTTGGCTTCGGACTGCATGAAGCAATGGATCAAACAGGTGCAGTCATGGGGCCTTTGGCTGTAGCCGCAATGCTTTATTTTCAGGGAGAGTATCGCAACAGCTTTGCTATTTTGGTTGTACCTGCGGTGTTGGGATTACTTGTATTAGTAATTTTGCAAATTATTTACCCAAATCCCAGCGATTTGGAAGTAGAAACTGTAGAAAATCAAGGAGAAAAACTACCCCGAATTTTTTGGATTTATCTCGGTGCTGTAGCGATTATTGCGGCTGGCTATGCTGATTTTCCCCTGATAGCTTTTCACTTTCAAAAGGTGGGAATTGCTTCCGGACAGACAATCCCTATATTTTATGCTGTAGCAATGGGAGTAGATGCGATCGCTGCTTTTATTTTTGGCTATTTATTTGACCGTATTGGTATTTCTATGCTGATGATTGCAGCTTTATTTTCAGCTTTCTTTGCGCCCTTAGTCTTTTTTGGTGATACCAATCTGGCACTTTTAGGAATGGCATTTTGGGGTATAGGTATGGGAGCGCAAGAATCAATCCTCAAGGCTGCGATCGCTGGGATGGTTCCTAAGCACAAACGTGCCACAGCTTATGGGATTTTTAGCACAGGCTATGGTTTATCCTGGTTTATCGGTAGCGCTGTCATGGGGATTCTCTACGACAATTCTATGACCTCACTCGTGGTATTTTCTAGTGCTACACAGCTACTAGCTATTCCTTTCTTCCTCTGGGTGAAGTTGCAAGGTGATACTTTTACCAGTGTCACCGAAGAAATTGTTGAGCAAAACACATTGTAA
- a CDS encoding aldo/keto reductase, translating to MQYRRFGKTNLRLSVFSLGTMRYLADAETARQTIEKALALGINHIETARGYGKSEEYLGKALQAGLSVPRSQLHITTKIPPTADADTMRRYIDESLEKLHLDYLDCLGIHGLNTWEHLEMVQAGCIQAVQEAIADGRVKHVGFSTHGSLDVILAAINTDLFEFVNLHYYYFFQRHAAAIQLAAAKDMGIFIISPADKGGRLYTPPPKLKELCDPFSPLELNYRFLLSDSRITTLSVGPANPEELIEPLRVADSINELTPAEISAFQALENQTKIALATDKCSQCFACLPCPENINIPEVLRLRNLAVAYDMTDYGKYRYGMFENAGHWFPGMKANRCTECGDCLPRCPEELNIPALLTDTHERLSGKAGRRLWG from the coding sequence ATGCAATATAGACGCTTTGGCAAAACTAATTTGCGCTTGTCCGTGTTTTCTTTAGGAACAATGCGCTACCTAGCTGATGCAGAAACAGCTCGGCAAACTATTGAAAAAGCCCTAGCATTAGGCATTAATCATATAGAAACTGCTAGAGGTTATGGCAAAAGTGAGGAGTATTTAGGTAAAGCGCTCCAAGCTGGTTTGTCAGTCCCCCGTTCTCAACTTCACATCACTACTAAAATTCCGCCTACAGCTGATGCTGACACCATGCGTCGCTATATCGATGAATCTCTAGAAAAATTGCACCTAGATTATTTAGATTGCTTGGGGATTCATGGGTTAAATACTTGGGAACATCTAGAGATGGTGCAAGCTGGTTGTATACAAGCTGTGCAAGAAGCGATCGCAGATGGTAGGGTCAAGCACGTTGGTTTTTCTACCCACGGATCGTTAGATGTTATTTTAGCGGCAATTAATACAGATTTATTTGAATTTGTCAATCTGCACTATTACTATTTTTTCCAGCGTCATGCAGCAGCAATACAGCTAGCAGCCGCCAAGGATATGGGGATATTTATCATTTCTCCTGCGGATAAAGGAGGAAGACTTTACACACCACCCCCAAAATTAAAAGAATTGTGTGATCCATTTTCGCCCTTAGAGTTAAATTATCGATTTTTATTGAGCGACTCCCGCATTACTACCCTCAGTGTCGGGCCAGCAAATCCAGAGGAATTAATCGAACCTTTGCGAGTTGCTGATAGCATTAATGAACTTACACCAGCAGAAATTTCAGCTTTTCAAGCTTTAGAAAATCAAACCAAAATTGCCTTAGCAACTGATAAATGTAGCCAGTGTTTTGCTTGTTTACCTTGCCCAGAAAATATTAATATTCCAGAGGTATTACGGTTACGCAACCTGGCAGTAGCATACGATATGACAGACTATGGCAAATATCGTTATGGAATGTTTGAAAATGCCGGTCATTGGTTTCCGGGAATGAAAGCCAACCGTTGTACAGAATGCGGTGACTGTTTACCAAGATGTCCCGAAGAGTTAAATATTCCCGCTTTATTAACAGATACCCACGAAAGATTAAGCGGCAAAGCTGGTAGAAGATTGTGGGGGTGA
- a CDS encoding Uma2 family endonuclease — MQVTQQRYYTPEEYLELEATADYKSEYIDGYIIPMAGGTVNHNRIAGNFYAVLNFAFRQQTYEVFNSDMRLWIPQKRIYTYPDVTVIAGKPEFFNNRTDIIVNPQVIVEVLSQSTKAYDREAKFQAYRTIPSFQEYLLIDQTRIHVEQFSKTGKKQWTLREYDEEDEAIALVTVPFTISLSDLYNKVNFELVESEVQELNVEE, encoded by the coding sequence ATGCAAGTTACACAACAGCGATACTACACCCCCGAGGAATATCTCGAACTAGAAGCAACTGCTGACTACAAAAGTGAATATATTGATGGGTATATCATTCCGATGGCTGGTGGTACAGTAAATCACAATCGAATTGCAGGTAACTTTTATGCTGTGTTGAACTTTGCCTTCAGACAACAAACATACGAAGTATTTAACAGCGATATGCGGTTATGGATACCGCAAAAACGGATATACACTTACCCAGATGTTACCGTAATCGCAGGTAAACCAGAATTTTTCAACAACCGCACAGATATAATCGTCAATCCACAGGTGATTGTAGAAGTTTTATCACAATCTACCAAAGCATACGATCGCGAAGCTAAATTCCAAGCATACCGCACAATTCCCAGCTTTCAAGAATATCTGTTAATTGACCAAACCCGGATTCATGTAGAACAATTTTCCAAAACGGGCAAGAAACAATGGACATTGCGCGAGTACGATGAAGAAGATGAAGCGATCGCACTTGTAACGGTACCTTTTACTATTTCCTTAAGCGATTTATATAACAAGGTAAATTTTGAGCTTGTGGAGTCGGAAGTTCAAGAACTTAATGTAGAAGAGTGA
- the modB gene encoding molybdate ABC transporter permease subunit, whose product MAPDLSPLWISLKTSLLATFITFFLGIAAAYWMLGYRGKAKSLIEGLFVAPLILPPTVVGFLLLIFFGKNGPVGKLMQPFDFSIVFTWYGAAIAATVVSFPLMYKTALGAFEQIDSNLLRVARTLGATESTIFWRISLPLALPGILAATTLAFARALGEFGATLMLAGNIPGQTQTIPMAIYFAVEAGAMDEAWFWSIVIMAISLSGIIAVNFWQESREKGRRGNREKRGRGQNIPAEESSVLPKLSSTVGLIIDIEKQLPSFHLKVAFNSDEQTLGLLGGSGAGKSMILRCIAGIETPTQGRIVLNGKVLFDSEQRINLPSRDRRIGFLVQNYALFPHMTVAQNIAFGLPKGLSKGSIRVQVEQQLLAMQLQGLGDRYPHQLSGGQQQRVALARALASQPEALLLDEPFSALDTHLRSQLEQQMTETLADYNGVSLFVTHNMEEAYRVCPNLLVLEHGSAVQYGSKHDIFEHPITVGVARITGCKNFSVAQLPGAGLIEASDWGCHLQVMDAIPDNITHVGIRAHQISFTNVPNQENTFPCWLARTSETPHRMTLFLKLHSAANNPQDYHLQAEVFKEKWATMKDQPFPWYLCLDPLRLILME is encoded by the coding sequence ATGGCACCGGATTTATCGCCCCTTTGGATATCGCTAAAAACTTCCTTATTAGCTACATTTATTACCTTCTTTTTAGGTATTGCTGCTGCCTACTGGATGCTGGGATATCGGGGTAAAGCAAAATCACTGATTGAAGGTCTCTTTGTTGCACCATTAATTTTACCGCCTACGGTTGTGGGCTTTTTGTTATTAATATTTTTCGGGAAGAATGGGCCTGTAGGAAAACTCATGCAGCCATTTGACTTCAGCATTGTGTTTACTTGGTACGGTGCAGCGATCGCAGCTACAGTGGTGTCTTTCCCTTTAATGTATAAAACTGCACTAGGAGCTTTTGAGCAAATTGATAGTAATCTGCTGCGGGTAGCGAGAACTCTAGGCGCAACGGAGTCTACAATTTTTTGGCGTATCAGTTTACCTTTAGCACTACCAGGAATTTTAGCGGCGACTACTCTAGCCTTTGCCCGGGCTTTGGGTGAGTTCGGTGCAACCTTGATGCTGGCTGGTAACATTCCTGGACAAACGCAAACGATTCCAATGGCGATTTATTTTGCTGTGGAAGCCGGAGCAATGGATGAAGCCTGGTTTTGGTCGATTGTAATTATGGCAATTTCCCTATCAGGGATTATTGCTGTGAATTTCTGGCAAGAATCACGAGAGAAAGGGAGGCGAGGAAATCGAGAAAAAAGGGGACGGGGACAAAATATACCAGCAGAAGAATCATCTGTGTTACCTAAACTATCCTCAACCGTGGGGCTAATTATAGATATTGAAAAACAACTGCCGAGTTTTCATCTCAAAGTTGCTTTCAATAGCGATGAGCAAACCTTGGGATTGTTGGGAGGTTCGGGAGCAGGTAAAAGCATGATTCTGCGCTGCATTGCTGGGATAGAAACACCAACCCAAGGACGCATTGTCCTGAATGGTAAAGTACTGTTTGATTCTGAACAAAGAATAAATTTACCCAGCCGCGATCGCCGCATCGGTTTTTTAGTACAAAATTATGCTTTGTTCCCCCACATGACTGTGGCACAAAATATTGCGTTTGGCTTACCTAAAGGATTATCTAAAGGCAGTATCCGGGTACAAGTAGAACAGCAATTATTAGCAATGCAGTTGCAAGGATTAGGCGATCGCTATCCACATCAACTCTCTGGGGGACAGCAACAACGAGTAGCTTTAGCTAGAGCATTAGCCTCTCAACCAGAAGCCTTACTTTTAGATGAACCTTTCTCTGCACTCGATACTCACCTGCGGAGTCAACTAGAACAGCAAATGACTGAGACTCTAGCTGATTACAACGGTGTATCTTTGTTTGTCACCCATAATATGGAAGAAGCTTATCGAGTTTGCCCAAATTTATTGGTTTTAGAACATGGTAGTGCTGTTCAATATGGTTCTAAACACGATATTTTTGAGCATCCTATAACTGTGGGTGTGGCTCGAATTACTGGTTGCAAGAACTTTTCTGTGGCGCAGCTGCCGGGAGCTGGTTTGATTGAAGCTAGTGATTGGGGTTGTCATCTCCAAGTTATGGATGCAATTCCTGACAACATCACCCATGTTGGTATTCGTGCCCATCAAATCAGCTTTACCAACGTCCCCAACCAGGAAAATACCTTTCCTTGTTGGTTAGCCAGAACTAGTGAAACACCTCACCGCATGACCTTATTTTTAAAACTACATTCTGCTGCCAATAATCCCCAAGACTACCATTTGCAAGCAGAAGTTTTTAAAGAAAAATGGGCAACCATGAAAGACCAACCTTTTCCTTGGTATTTGTGTCTAGATCCATTGCGCTTAATTTTGATGGAGTAA